In Deinococcus malanensis, the genomic stretch CGGCCGACAAGAGTGCGTACGAACGGTTCTACCTTCCGGAAGGGGCCCTCAACACCGACTGGCGACTCTCGCCACTGCGGGCGCCGAGCCCTACGAAGCTGCCTCCGGCGCTGATTCAGGTGGCCGGGTACGACGCTCTGTATGACAACGGCATTCGGTACGCTGAAGCCCTACGCACCGCGGACGTCCCGGTCGTGGTGAATGAGTACCCCTCGATGCCGCACGGGTTCACCAATTTCCCGTACTTCAGCCGGGACTGGCGTTTGAAACAAAACCTGGAGTGATGGGGTCAAGGTGCGCGCGTGACTCCAGACGTGATGGGCGGTTAATACGCTTACCCCCACCAGACCCTGCACCTGGTGTATTCAAGCGTCGCGAACCTCCTGCTACTCACCCCGTGGTGGCCTGCGTTCCTTTCCGTGTTAATCAGCCGCTTCCTGCACAATGGTGGACTGCATCCGCGGACAGGACGACACATACCCCACCGAGCGCCACGGGATTTCCACCGTCATCCCATTCACAACGGCAACAAAAGGCAACGACGGCAGGGTGGCCTGATTGAGCGTCCGGCTGAATCTGTTCTTTTCAGAGAGCGACATTTCTAGAAGAATGGTGTCGCCGTTCGTGAGATGCAGGTGTACGGTGAGCATAAATCCTCCGGACCAAGGAACGTTGGGGTGTGGTTGAGATACCCAAAGCTATCTTTTGGTGTCTTACCCCTTTCTGCCAGGAAGAACCCGTAACGCGATCTTTTTTACGCTCGCGCCCGCATAGTGGAGGGGGCCGGCCGGGACGATGGACACCATGTGTCCGTCACGTGTTAAGGGTTCTTTTTGCTGTGCCTCCACCCTGAAGTGATACATCTACAGGATGTTGAATCCTGACACGCCAGACGATCAGGAACGCCTCGACCACCTCCACCGCTACCTAGTCCAGAACACGTTGTGCCGTTGCTACCGCTTTTCCACTACTCAGACATGAGCAATAACAACAGCAGAGCTGCTGAGCTGCATCTGAGGAAATTCGTCCCACCCCCCATCCATCCCAGGGGGGCACGCCCGAGACGCCGTTTCGGCTCACGCGCTTCCCGAAATTCTGACGAGATGACCGTCCCGTCCGTTTCCTGGGTGGGTGGATTCGCTGGCGTTGACCCAGCGCCGCAACAGCGATTCAGTCGCGCGACCTGGCTTAGCGCCATGTCTGGCCGCTTGGCGAGCTGCGCGGCTTCCTGTTTGAACTCGGTGGCGAAGGTACGACGTTTGCACGGTTAACTTCGACTTCCCATTGCCGGGCCTTATCTCCGTGTCCACGATGGCGGGGCAAGCTCAGATGTGGCTCGGTCCCACCAAGCAGTGTCAGGGCGTATGTTGGCTACACCTAAGAGGAGGCACCCATGTCGGATCACGAGAAGAAAGTTAAAGTTGAGGTTCCCGAAATCAAGGTCATCGCCCCAAATGGTGGAAACGATGGCGCGGCCTACAGTGGGGGAGCGGGTCAGCGTCAACGCGCACCACAGCTCCAGATGGCCCCCACCACCCGCAGCTTTCTGGGCGGTCTGCTTGTCGGGACCGTGGGCCTCAAGCTGCTGGGCAGCCGCGATGCCAAGCGGCTGTACGCTCACCTGATCGCCGAGGGTATGAAGATCAAGGACACCCTGGACACGTCCGTCGAGGGCGTGCGCGCCTCCTACGACGACGTGATGGCTGACGCCCGCAGCATCTACGAAAAAGACCGCAGCGAGCAGAAACGCCGCGAGTATGCGGACCTGAGCGGGGATGGCGAGAACAACGCCCCCGATCTCGTGGACGCTGAACTGGTGGAAGAGAGCGCCATGCAGCCGAAAAAGACAGCTCCGATCAGCAACAAGGAAGGCGCCGGAGACACCAGCAGCCAGTGAGCCTGCGTGCGTTTTAAGGTTGAACACAGCGGGCCGGGCCGTTTAAGAGTTTCGTCGAACTCTCCCTTCGGCCCGGCGGGCCGCAAGGTCTTACGCGAACGGCTGCTGGCCTTGCCAGGCGTCACGCGCGTGACGGTCTACAAGTACGGCAGCGGTCTGGTTCTCGAATATAGAGGTTCACGCGCCGCTCTCCTGAACGCGCTGCAACGCCTGGAAGTGCTGGACCTCTGCCAGGACCCCGGCGACATCGGCATTGCGCCGGAAGAACGCGAACTGTTCGACGTGTTCTACGAGGCGGCGCTGCGCCGGGCGCTGACGCACACGCTGCTGCCGCCTGTCGTGCGCGCTCCGGTCACGTTGATCAAATCATTGCCCTTCATTCCTCCCGCCCTGCGCGCCCTGCGTCAGCGCCGCCTGACCGTGGAAGTACTGGACGCCACCGCCATTGTCGTCTCGCAACTGATGGGAGACTTCTCCACCGCGTCCTCCATTATCTTCCTGCTGAATCTGGGCGAGGATCTGG encodes the following:
- a CDS encoding DUF6110 family protein, with protein sequence MSDHEKKVKVEVPEIKVIAPNGGNDGAAYSGGAGQRQRAPQLQMAPTTRSFLGGLLVGTVGLKLLGSRDAKRLYAHLIAEGMKIKDTLDTSVEGVRASYDDVMADARSIYEKDRSEQKRREYADLSGDGENNAPDLVDAELVEESAMQPKKTAPISNKEGAGDTSSQ
- a CDS encoding alpha/beta hydrolase fold domain-containing protein codes for the protein MGAVEVLTTVRQNESLIYPATDFGLGHVSESRRRHAEQIILIAADKSAYERFYLPEGALNTDWRLSPLRAPSPTKLPPALIQVAGYDALYDNGIRYAEALRTADVPVVVNEYPSMPHGFTNFPYFSRDWRLKQNLE